Proteins encoded together in one Carya illinoinensis cultivar Pawnee chromosome 3, C.illinoinensisPawnee_v1, whole genome shotgun sequence window:
- the LOC122304785 gene encoding CRS2-associated factor 1, chloroplastic, giving the protein MALKWPIPCPIFTPPPLPLNPNSNPSQHRPSTEVRFSRWNNANAQKFEERRRAQKEIEDDIRRERRFESATRIADNHETDTATTTETFKSVGTPSFPSAPSIPGKRSKYSKNPNPEPNNVHPAFRRTQKTIKIPNFSQPQSQPRPAARDANITIGPDGVSYVIDGAPFEFKYSYTETPKAKPLRLREPPFVPFGPTTMPRPWTGRAPLPPSKKQLKEFDSFQLPPPNKKGVKPVQSPGPFLAGSGPRPARSREEILGEPLTKEEIADLIKACMKTKRQLNMGRDGLTHNMLDNIHALWKRRRVCKIKCKGVCTVDMDNVHQQLEERTGGKIIYRKGGVVYLFRGRNYNYRTRPQFPLMLWKPVPPVYPRLIRQVPDGLTHEEVTEMRNKGQKLMPICKLAKNGVYCDLVKNVREAFEECELVRIDCQGINGSDYRKIGAKLKDLVPCVLISFAYEHILMWRGQNWKSTLPKLGNDSEEANTSNVDDPSLKTLVTSMNLASCVYGGAEGDKDPSPTENGKPSVATYADSNVEMTYRIETEADVTGCSDDGLESRKNNFKSATILDSTGCVDKSKPMSTNSGSDAIWDNKSCTHEGLQITVGSDIKAGTAGNTGSTVEAGMVGFVTHDELLHVSVAAQHPNKPARWSAPCTEGILQLWKQAVDNGSAVILDGSSLDDDVVYQRAVALAQTAAPGPVFRHRPRKLVFQKVEVQETRNLKVMDDTIVSPEGSEKKSSNITRGRDFDGLYQDVVPQGSLRVDELAKLLA; this is encoded by the exons ATGGCGCTTAAATGGCCCATCCCCTGCCCAATCTTCACGCCTCCGCCACTACCTTTGAACCCCAATTCGAACCCTTCACAGCACCGCCCGTCCACGGAAGTCCGGTTCTCCCGCTGGAACAACGCCAACGCACAGAAATTCGAAGAACGCAGGCGTGCCCAGAAGGAAATTGAAGACGATATCCGCCGCGAGCGCCGCTTCGAGTCCGCCACCCGAATCGCAGACAATCATGAAACTGACACTGCCACCACCACCGAAACGTTCAAGTCCGTAGGCACACCCTCCTTTCCTTCCGCCCCTTCAATTCCGGGCAAGAGATCTAAGTACTCCAAAAACCCCAACCCTGAACCCAATAATGTTCATCCCGCCTTTCGCCGCACCCAGAAAACGATTAAAATCCCCAACTTTTCCCAACCACAGTCACAACCAAGACCGGCAGCTCGGGACGCCAATATCACGATCGGCCCCGATGGGGTTTCCTACGTTATCGACGGAGCTCCGTTTGAATTCAAGTACAGTTACACGGAGACCCCAAAAGCAAAGCCGTTGAGGCTGCGCGAGCCGCCTTTCGTACCGTTTGGGCCGACGACAATGCCCCGACCGTGGACTGGGCGGGCCCCGTTGCCGCCGAGCAAAAAGCAGCTCAAGGAGTTCGATTCCTTCCAGTTGCCGCCGCCGAATAAGAAGGGTGTCAAACCGGTTCAGTCGCCCGGCCCGTTCTTGGCCGGGTCGGGCCCGCGGCCCGCAAGGTCGAGGGAGGAGATATTGGGTGAGCCGTTGACGAAGGAGGAGATTGCGGACTTGATCAAAGCATGCATGAAAACGAAGCGTCAATTGAATATGG GAAGAGATGGTTTGACACACAACATGTTGGATAACATCCATGCTCTCTGGAAGAGGCGGCGAGTGTGCAAGATAAAATGCAAGGGCGTGTGTACAGTGGACATGGACAACGTGCACCAGCAACTAGAG GAGAGAACTGGGGGGAAAATTATTTATCGTAAAGGTGGGGTGGTATACCTCTTCCGAGGAAGAAACTACAACTATAGAACTCGTCCCCAATTTCCTCTCATGCTTTGGAAACCTGTTCCCCCGGTATATCCAAGGCTGATTCGGCAGGTTCCAGATGGTCTAACACATGAAGAAGTAACTGAGATGCGCAACAAGGGACAGAAACTTATGCCAATATGCAAGCTAG CAAAAAATGGCGTGTACTGTGACCTGGTAAAAAATGTCAGAGAGGCGTTTGAAGAGTGTGAACTGGTCCGAATAGATTGTCAAGGGATAAATGGGAGCGACTACCGAAAAATAGGGGCCAAACTCAAG GATCTTGTCCCATGTGTGCTTATCTCCTTTGCATATGAGCACATACTTATGTGGAGAGGACAGAATTGGAAATCTACCCTCCCAAAACTAGGTAATGATAGTGAGGAAGCCAACACGTCCAATGTTGATGATCCAAGTCTCAAAACACTTGTTACTAGCATGAACCTTGCAAGTTGTGTGTATGGGGGTGCAGAGGGAGATAAGGATCCATCCCCGACAGAAAATGGTAAACCATCTGTAGCTACTTATGCAGATTCAAACGTGGAGATGACATATAGAATTGAAACCGAAGCAGATGTCACAGGTTGTTCTGATGATGGGCTTGAATCTAGGAAGAATAACTTCAAAAGTGCAACCATATTGGATTCTACTGGGTGTGTTGATAAGTCAAAACCTATGAGCACGAACTCCGGAAGTGATGCCATATGGGATAATAAAAGTTGCACTCACGAAGGACTGCAGATAACAGTAGGATCTGACATCAAAGCAGGAACTGCTGGAAACACTGGAAGTACGGTGGAAGCTGGCATGGTGGGTTTTGTAACTCATGACGAGCTGCTACATGTTTCCGTAGCGGCTCAACATCCCAACAAGCCAGCAAGGTGGAGTGCACCTTGCACAGAGGGAATTCTTCAACTATGGAAACAAGCTGTTGACAATGGGAGTGCAGTTATTTTAGATGGTTCCTCTTTGGATGATGACGTTGTTTATCAAAGGGCAGTTGCCCTTGCCCAGACTGCCGCACCTGGTCCTGTTTTTAGGCATCGACCTAGAAAGTTAGTGTTTCAAAAGGTGGAGGTGCAAGAAACCAGGAATTTGAAAGTAATGGATGACACAATAGTTTCCCCTGAAGGAAGTGAGAAGAAGAGTTCTAATATTACAAGAGGGAGAGATTTCGATGGTCTTTATCAAGATGTAGTACCGCAAGGAAGCTTGAGAGTGGATGAACTTGCTAAACTATTAGCCTGA
- the LOC122304786 gene encoding sugar transport protein 14-like — protein sequence MAGGAFADADTLKRAYLYEYKITGYFIFACIVAALGGSLFGYDLGVSGGVTSMDDFLKEFFPKVYRRKQQHLDETDYCKYDNQVLTLFTSSLYFAGLISTFGASYVSRKYGRRGSILVGATSFFLGAVLNAAAVNIAMLIIGRIFLGVGIGFGNQAVPLYLSEMAPAKIRGAVNQLFQLTTCLGILIANFINYGTEQLHPWGWRLSLGLATVPATLMFIGGVFLPETPNSLVEQGKLEEGRRVLEKVRGTTNVDAEFADLVDASNAARAVEHPFRNLLQRRNRPQLIIGALGIPAFQQLTGMNSILFYAPVIFQSLGFGSGASLYSSIFTSGALVVGALISMSLVDKFGRRAFFLEAGCEMILCMAAVAITLALKFGQGETLPKGIGFFLVIVICLFVLAYGRSWGPLGWLVPSEIFPLETRSAGQSVVVCVNLLFTALIAQCFLVSLCHLQYGIFLLFGGLIIIMSSFIFFLLPETKQVPIEEVYLLWQNHWFWKKIVTETDQASDSDGKSTLQV from the exons ATGGCAGGTGGAGCATTTGCAGATGCAGACACTCTTAAGAGGGCCTATCTGTATGAGTACAAGATTACTGGGTATTTTATATTTGCATGCATTGTTGCAGCTCTTGGAGGGTCTCTCTTTGGGTATGATCTCGGTGTCTCAG GTGGAGTGACTTCCATGGATGATTTTTTGAAGGAATTCTTCCCAAAAGTGTATAGAAGAAAGCAACAACATCTCGATGAAACTGATTACTGTAAATATGACAACCAGGTCCTCACACTCTTTACATCCTCCCTATACTTTGCGGGCCTCATCTCCACTTTTGGAGCTTCCTACGTGTCCAGAAAATATGGCAGAAGAGGCAGCATCCTTGTTGGAGCAACGAGCTTCTTTCTAGGAGCAGTTCTCAATGCAGCTGCAGTGAACATTGCAATGCTGATCATTGGGCGAATCTTCCTCGGTGTTGGCATTGGATTTGGAAATCAA GCAGTTCCCTTGTACCTTTCAGAGATGGCTCCTGCAAAGATCCGAGGGGCGGTTAACCAACTCTTTCAATTGACCACTTGCCTGGGGATTCTGATAGCAAACTTCATAAACTATGGTACTGAACAACTCCATCCTTGGGGGTGGAGATTATCTCTTGGTTTGGCCACTGTCCCAGCAACTCTAATGTTTATAGGGGGCGTTTTCCTTCCTGAGACCCCTAATAGCCTTGTAGAACAAGGCAAActagaagaaggaagaagggtATTGGAGAAAGTAAGAGGTACAACAAATGTTGATGCGGAGTTTGCTGATCTTGTTGATGCAAGCAATGCGGCAAGAGCCGTAGAACATCCATTCAGGAATCTCCTCCAAAGGAGGAATCGTCCCCAGTTGATAATAGGGGCTTTGGGGATCCCAGCGTTCCAACAGCTCACAGGAATGAACTCCATACTTTTTTATGCTCCAGTCATATTCCAAAGCTTGGGTTTTGGCTCAGGGGCATCTCTATATTCATCCATTTTCACCAGTGGAGCGCTTGTTGTTGGTGCACTGATATCAATGTCATTAGTGGATAAATTTGGCAGAAGAGCTTTCTTTTTGGAAGCTGGTTGTGAAATGATATTGTGCATG GCGGCTGTGGCCATAACTCTGGCGCTGAAGTTTGGGCAAGGAGAAACCCTCCCTAAAGGAATTGGCTTCTTTCTTGTGATCGTGATATGCTTGTTTGTCTTGGCTTATGGAAGATCATGGGGCCCTCTGGGTTGGCTAGTACCAAGCGAGATCTTCCCACTCGAGACAAGGTCGGCTGGTCAGAGTGTTGTCGTCTGTGTCAACCTCCTCTTCACAGCATTGATAGCACAGTGTTTCCTGGTGTCACTGTGCCACCTGCAATATGGAATTTTCTTGCTGTTCGGAGGATTAATCATCATCATGAGtagcttcatcttcttcctcttgccAGAAACAAAGCAAGTACCAATTGAGGAGGTGTATCTGCTTTGGCAAAATCATTGGTTCTGGAAAAAAATAGTAACAGAAACAGACCAAGCCAGTGACTCGGATGGGAAATCAACATTGCAAGTTTAG